Part of the Lotus japonicus ecotype B-129 chromosome 6, LjGifu_v1.2 genome, ACATTCAAAACAAAATCTAATTCTGTATGGTAGCTAGGAGTTCTGAAGCTACCTGTGAAATCTGATATGGACTAAGGTTGATCACATATATGTCCATGCACCCAATCCTTCCCACAGTGGTAGCAGAAGTTGCATCCACACCTGTAAACAGAAAATGGAGGAAGCAAGCATAATCAGTTAATCACTCATACattcattaattattaattaccaTATATTAGTGAAATGCATCAAAGTGATTAAGGACCAGTGAGATAAGATCACAACCTGCAAGCCATGTGTTCACATCCACTACTTCTTTGGACATAGAAGTTGCATTTGGGGCATCTCTGCCACATGCTATTTTTAGCCAAATCAAGAAACTTCCTATCTAAATCCTTCTCAACTTTCCTATCAGCAGGCGCCAAGTACTCCTTACAATTCAACCCCGCGTGCCACGGAACCAAACACTGAGCACAAAACAACCTATGGCAAGAGGGGCACTCAGCAGCAGTCACAACTTCACCCCCATCATCCACCAACAAAACAGAACAATCCTTAAATGGGCAATAAGTCTTCCGCAACCCCGCGATCAAAGACTCGCACCTCGCGGATTCCAATCGAACAATGACTTCTTCAGGCAAAATCGGGTTCAAATACTCCGGCTCCAATTCGACACCGCAATTAGGCTTTGGACAATTCACCTTGAGAGCATTTTGTTGAATCTGAGCAGCGACATGCTTGGATATGCAATCAGCGCAAAAGGGGTGGTTGCACTTGCTTCCTCTGAACATTTCAGTTTCCTTTTTGTGATCAAAGCAAATACCGCATAAGCAATTCGAATTCATGTCACTGTTGTCCATTTTTTCTGCCTTCACCTGAACGTGTGTTTTCTTATTCTTTTCATCGTGATGATTAGAGGGAAGTTTCCTCTTCGTCGTGTTTGGTGAATTTCCTGACATTTTCGCTCTGAGATTCGATCGGTTTGCTTCTGCAGACGGCGTTGGAGGAGGGAAATGTGGCAGTGGCGGTGGCTAGTGGTGGCAAGGCAAGGGTTTCGTTTGGTTGCACCGATGCTATGTTTTGGGCGCTATTTAAATTCAAATCCAATCTAATATTTGACTAAATTTGGCCCAGTCTAAAATCAACAATACATAGATGAAGTTTTTTTTCCCTTGATTTTTTCAGGGTTTATATTGTGACCTCACTTTTACATGATTTAATTTTCTACCATTGGATCAACATcgtgttggtttttttttttttgttacatgaggAATATAACATCGTGTTAGCATGCACATCTAAATACTTGTGTAAGGTTATACATGTACCTTTTGACCTGCAATAGAAAGTTTAGCAagtaattcttatttttaaaaaataaaatatttaataaattataatataattaGGAAAATAGTTAGTGAAGGATTATATAGTTATGGGAAAAATTGATTATCACCCAATTCACCACTCCCAAATTCATTATTCCACAATTCATTATCCCCAAACCGATTCAtcactttcttcatcttcaactccAAAGCTTAGGGTTCCTTCCCATTCCCGATCTGCTGAACCCCTTTATCCTCCATTTCTTCTTTTTCGATCTGCGGCGCAGATCTGCTGGTTGTGGTCTCTGGGTGAATCTATAGTGCTTGCAGGTGTGAGTTCGATGGTCAGGACTTGGGTACCAGAATCGTCGCCGGAAAAACGCACACAAGAGGGAAAGATCTGAACGATTTTAGCGTCTGTTGCTTGCAGATCTGGGGGATTTGTTTGAAATCTTCATTCTGTTTTTGAACTTAAGAGTGAAAAGAGGGAAGTAGCTTTTCAATGTGGTAAAAGAAAGAAGACTCAAATGGAAAACCAACCTAAAAATCAAACACGCCCTTAAGTCACTTGCCGCTTGCAGAAACAAAAATCTAGGACCGGAAAGGAGAATACGCTTGTGCGTGAGATTTAGAAAGCAAATGAGCATGGTCCATATTCCAAAGCAAGATGCTTTGCAGATTGAAATCTGGATAACATTTTCCCTGGGTAGCTGATGTGTTTTCCTTTCTAGCTTGCTAGTTTATTTTTAGCTTCTTCTTTCGTTAATGGGGCTGTTTTcccctttttctttttatttccttGTATTTGTTGATGTTGCTGGACCTCTTTCTTattgtatttttgttttctatcaaaaaaaaaatatgatggtTGATGCTTGTGTTTGTGGCTGTATGATTAAGAAAATTGCAGATGTAGCAGATTTGGGAAAATCAGCATTTCAATTTCTGGGTTTTCATTGAACAAGGGGTAGCTGTTGATGATgataaaaagaagaagatgaagtgatgattCTGGACTAGTACAGGATCTGGTGGTGGTGTTAGGCGGAGAGAGAGGAGATGAAGGGGAGAGAGGAGAGTGAGATATTAGGGGTAATTAGGATGGTTTAATCTTAAATGAATACTTAACATTCTCTAACTATTTACCTAatcattatattatttatttagtattttaattttcaaaaatgccaaaaatacaaaaaaccTTAAGTAAGAGGTCAAAATGACTTGGTGTAACtatgcacaagtttttagatgTGCATAGTAAATTTTTCCATCTATATTATctataaaggaagagtttttgctaccttgagggtaactttgtCATTGAACAAATCATTGTACATAAGTCTCAAATTAAGCATGGACATTTGTGTATAAATACTACTTATTTTCGTTAGATTGGATCAGGGTCGTTGATTGCATCTCCAATATTATTGGCTTTTGCCCTTCTTTCAAACGTTAATTTGATaatttctcttcatcttccacaTTCATAGTTACAACTTCTCATCAACCTTTTGAGCTTCAAAAATCTCCCACCTTCAAACAAATTTAATTCTCATATGTtagaacatgttgccatgcattttgtcaaaacaaccgattgtcgaagcagatgccgtggcatctgacctcgtgaagctagggcatcagtcgtcagcttgtgtttctgttgtgggccttctgaagatctactgaagatatgtttttgagttacttgaggagcaagtagctattccagaagggtttatttgttgggttgttatttgttgaaacaatctttgttaaaagattggtttctatctttacttgtgcaataagaaaccgaatctatcaagattgcgttttgaattgctgttactgcaatctgtttcttcagcccgtgccaaccctaaagcccatgctaccgctgctgaagtctataaaaggatgaagacctaaaacatgaaggcgtcgaagctgatagagagagatcgagtgttttaggatttgttaattgtgctttgtccttgttagttgtgaatctgtctttgctcattgattctataaagcaaagagagattctgtgtgtttgattgcgttcaaactctacttgttcattgtgttcaccaatcactgtggcagtgattgagagaaagtaagaggggctctcatacttaggttgagattctaagtagaaatacactggatagattaggaagtgaactatgaactgagttgttcatgagtgtctgtaattcctgaatcttgagatagtggatttcctttctttgggtgcaaaccctccagacgtaggtgaaagttttcactgaactgggttaacaatcactgtgtgttattgtttctgttgttaagttttgttttattgttaagcgattgtcgaacctcttgtcccagcatcgtgcaggacaatcgtatcagagggaacctgaattacaattggcatcagagcaggcaccctgttctggttgggtgagctccagggagttttattcaagttctcatggataacaaggagggaggatcaatcaataggccacccattctggatggtactaactatgactactggaaggttcgcatgacagcctttctcaaatcaattgacaacaagacttgaaaagctattgtcaagggttggaagcaccccactaaggctgaggttgaaggcacctctactactgttgtggaaaaacctgaagaagaatggaccagtgttgaagatgaagctgctcttggaaattcaaaggctctaaatgctatctttaatggagttgacaagaatatgtttaggctgatcaatacgtgtactgtggcaaaggatgcttgagaaattctgaaaactgcacatgaaggaactactcgagtaaggatgtcaaggcttcagatgcttactactcaatttgaaaatttgatgatgactgaagaagagactatttcagaattccacatgcgtgtccgtgacttgtctaatgcttcatttgctttgggagaacctatgtcagatgagaagcttgtaaggaagatcttgagatctcttcctcagaagtttgctatgaaagtcactgcaattgaggaggctcaagacattgaaaacatgaaggttgatgaacttattggctctttgcagacatttgagttgaaactgagtggaaaatctgagaagaagaataagagtattgcttttgtgtcaaacactgatgaaggtgatgatgaagattgtgagggtgaaaatctttctgaggctctggccatgctagcaagaaaattcaacagagcactgagaaagattgacaaaagaaccaggcctaatgtccaggacatgaagttcgataacaaacccaagttgtccaattcacagaggaagaccaaagaagaagaaagatctggtcagaataaaggagtgcagtgtcatgaatgtgaaggatatggtcatatcaggtctgattgcgccacctatctaaagaagcagaagaaaggtatgatggtaacttggtcagatgaagacactgaagatgaggaggagatatctgtaaacaaagtcaatgctttctctggaaccatctatgagtctgatacaagtgatgaggacattacagatgaggaactgactgagacttacaagctgctacacatcaagtgggaagaagcttgtaaacttgtgagagaaaagcaaagtgagatagaacaacttgtttctcagaatgaaagtctgaaagagctcagcacaaagctgaaggaagatctggaagaatggcaaagtaagtttaaaaatgctgatgttatggaaaaagcta contains:
- the LOC130726983 gene encoding E3 ubiquitin-protein ligase RSL1-like: MSGNSPNTTKRKLPSNHHDEKNKKTHVQVKAEKMDNSDMNSNCLCGICFDHKKETEMFRGSKCNHPFCADCISKHVAAQIQQNALKVNCPKPNCGVELEPEYLNPILPEEVIVRLESARCESLIAGLRKTYCPFKDCSVLLVDDGGEVVTAAECPSCHRLFCAQCLVPWHAGLNCKEYLAPADRKVEKDLDRKFLDLAKNSMWQRCPKCNFYVQRSSGCEHMACRCGCNFCYHCGKDWVHGHICDQP